The nucleotide sequence agtacaagggaacggcgctcgcgaaaacgccatcggtgttcacaacatccgttagggcacttaacacctcgcaccactaacccctagggtggcacgttaacacctcggcacttcaccccgagtggcatcttaacacctcgatgcttcactcatcattttacggagtggtgtcttaacacctcgacactacactcctaggtggcatcttaacacctcgatgctacacccgagtggcatcttaacacctcgatgctacactcttcacgtgaaacatggtgtcttagcacctcgacactacacatttcacgctacaacaaatagatacattatatacctacacatataattattccactcacctcgaattgcccgcacaagtcataaacgtaaatcgcctccaaaagcaaccgagcaaaccttttacctataatacgcatatagatatacaaacaatcaacatacattctctacgagagaattcgacttcaacacccttaaccaagggtttacacctatcaccacaaacagcccatttagacacataaagtggacttcaccaattaccactacgggtggtaattccgacccatccaacaagtacaatttaaccaaaattgcttatcatccaattaatccaaaattaaagtcattaccaaatttgacccatctaagtcaacccattttgacataagtcccaaaaacatctttaatcactaacggctagtgactaactttccaaaataccatttaacacttgaatcaaacatttatatacttggttcatcaaatcttgacccataacttagtttgacaccgaatcaagcttacttgacctaaaatacccattcgacccattttgacctagattagggtttacacccaaaaatcaagtcaacgcaagtgttctaaggtttaactaacacatgcaaggtccaaactaacaattccatcaattgaaaccctaagtcaccaattcgggtttacatacatgaatcttccccaaaaacccccaaacttcacaataaatgggttataactctaactagcacaaactttaactcaaacaataatcttaacaatgaaattcggatttagagcttaccaacactaccaccacgtagccgtgaacgaggtgaacaactttaactcttgagacccgacccgaatcacacttcttcttctccaaatccccaactctctctcgctagaacctctctctctcactagggtttgatgagagtgtttgagaaggtgaaatggggataagaatgagagtggatcagttttaatggctcaaaaccgacccccaagtgaaaagactcaaataccctcttttaaaacctttaaaatacagctgctggcctgtcaggcactttggacaGTGTCCAAAatggcaggacggcgtcccacccttcattcttggacggcatcccaaagtctggacggagtcccaatgaactgagcctgaaactgaacttgttttggtcgtaactttcaaaccgtagctccgtttttgatgaaccaaatatcgttggaaacgtaatgagatttactatccaatggtaaggttttagaacatcaactctaattttatttgagatccaaatatacgcttacatgcctcgtatttcgaatgacgcttgaaataatgtgtaactgaaaaacgggtgttacagatTTGGATCAAAAGTAATGTGAAAATGATGAACACATGAAGAATAAGTATAAATCTCATAATATAAACATTATAAACATCATAATTTTCTGTAAAtgattaaaataagtattacatgaATGATTACAACAAGATTAGATTAACGAGCTTGAATTTTCATGGTGATTGGAGAAACATTCACCAAGAATCACCTCCACCATGTAGGTGAAAGTGTGGATTTCACATATATCTCAAATGAACCACAAGAACTCTTTATATAGGTCTACCTTCTGTCAACTCACATGCACTGTTGAGCGCTCAACCGTACGACTGACAATCTATACGTACGAGTGACTCTGTCACTCGTGTGTCAGAACTATATTTATAACGTTTTATTACATATACCTCTGTGACGTGAGTTTAGTTGTGTTCACTACTACTCTAGGAGTACAATATAAATGttaaattacgtagattatcagacATCGACGAACAACCAAAAAAAATGCACTAACAACCTGAACCAGAACCAATAAATAAATAAAGGGTCAAATCAAAACTGAGACACAATCAAGCTCTGAGGTCAAATACCTTATTTGAGGCAGATGATGAAGGTTCTAAGCGAAGCAAGCTCAAACATGACTCAACTAGTTAAGTTGAGAATGTAGATTCAACACGAAGTGTGTTGCTAGGTGATAGAAGGGTTGAAGACCCAACATAGTCGGTTGAGATGGGTCAGAAAGACGTTCCAAGTGCTAGTGTAGGACCAGCTCCAGTCTCTAGTGACCAGTCGGTTGGATCTTCAAGGCTCATATATCCAGATATTGAAGCTCAACTACAAAGAATGATGGAAACCGTCCAACAAGGGTAACTAGCAGGTCCTTCTGCAAGCACTGTTGAACCAGAGGTAATCCTTGAACATCCTAAACCATCTTCCCCAAAGAGAAATGACAAAAAAAGTTGTATGGGAAGACGAACCTATGAAACCTCTTTCTCCTTCACCTCTGTCATAAGAAGAACGGGAAGGTAAAAGGCTAAAAATTTCTGTTGAGGAATGGCAGTGAAGGAATGAACTGGCTCAAGAAGCGAACGTTCGAAGGATACGAGCAACACATCATCCACTTGACCAGGCACATTACATAAATTCTTCCAGATCAGGTATGGCTTTTGGCCTATATCTAAAAGCCTTTCAAAAAGAAAAGCCTGTGATTTTAGGCTAAGTACAAAGGAGGAAAGAGAAATATATAACAAGGCAGATGCACTGGGCTTTACTATAGATGAATATGTGGTCTCCCAAGTAGCAGAATATCAAAGAtacaatgtgacaacccggaaatttttgaccaaatttaaactttatctttaaaagatttaatgttttcgacacgataagcaaagtctgtaatgttgagtcacgaaagttttggaactatattcatgtaatcaattattctttgactgttctcgaagattcacgaacaatatatatatatatataacttaatgtgcatatatatatatgatttcaagttatttagtaaacgatagtaacattcgattatcaattcgattaatatttagataagttaactaaaacgtttaagatgaaccggtaaaacactaatttgctacagtattttcaaatttctacagtacccgaaaagctacagtgttttcgaaaatcactatttgctacagtaaaacactattttaaaatgaaaatgtatatatatatatatatatatatatatatatatactacgagacgatgatttatagaagcaaataaccaaaacacttaattaattaaagctacacttcgagtgacatagtttatcaatgattaagtttaatttttgataaaggtacacgtcgcgtaacgaaaagtactagttttctaagcgtacgaaaatgtattcgagaaaccggaaccgggacataagtcgagtgacaacgtacgagtcaacggaccaaaaattacaagtcaactatgcacgtgaatataatataatatataattaattatataaattaattatattatatatattatataaaattatgtcgacaaacaaaaagttaaacgattgtgagctgtcatgggcacccatgcgatcgcatgggatttaccccttcaagccatgcgatcgcatggcaggggatttcaggattcatctataaaagctcgatcatttctgtCTCTGATTCATTCACCCACACtcttataaacataaatataaatatattattattattattattattattattattattattattattattattattattattattattaagattaatattattattattaatcttattattattattagtaatattatacataaaatattacgacgaggttatgagcgtgtcactttcaaaatgggttttcgagcgggatagagttaaggaaattatgggtcatagctatggaggttatgggtaatgttcgaggataatattcgcaagtcaaacctagtgtttatcatctcattagcgtctacgtactttcctgcaatattgaatcacaatattgatacgtgagcattcatattttatcttttatatattaattgtgtatccatgtctagtgctccagtatatatatttatgcatgcttgtatgctaaatttcgtcgttaaacagttatgatgaatcacgaattaaatacatatattactgataaaaggtatatgatatgcatgtttttggaaagctggcaaaaaatcaataacttttcatttagaaatcgcgtaatttcgatgaacgaattaaaagatatggacaactgaattatgattaatgatAATTGGAAttccttttgaatctgcaattaagatttaaacaaactgtttatgagattgataaatttgatttttgaatactactagccgagcaaatgaatccttatataaggcacgtctcgttttgttaaacaattgtcaaagttgactgtcttatcatgtttttaaagctttataaacactataatctgattttacaagtgttgggaaactatgtgaaatgttaaaatgtttcgattgccataatcattcaactatagtattgagtcagattaactttttgaaatgacttttaataacctttgtatgtcaatctcgagtattaggattgtgatacactatgaccagacctagcttgatagacatttattgaccaacatatgttctctaggttgagatctacggttatttggtattccgaatttcggtcacatttcggtgaacgactttatgtgtcgctaaggtgagtttcatttgctccctttttaaatgattttgcaatatatatttttgggatgagaatacatgcactttattttaaaaacaatggacacaagtacatactaaattctatactgagtttgaaccgaaaatcccttagctttggtaactagtaactgccggttataagaactggtgggcgagagtagtagtatatggatccatagggattgatatccccgtccgagctagagcgctagccttttaacggacgtatgctatttgagaagcgtacacgttggtttgcgtgtattattaagatgattatacaaagggtacaaattatatataagttaagtttagttaccagggtgctcaatttcgtagaatattttgataaacgtttctggatgaaacaactgaaatcttgtgatccacctttatatacagattatacgatacattaaaactatgaactcaccaacctttgtgttgacacttgttagcatgtttattctcaggttccctagaagtctttcggtgtttgcttatatgttcgacaagctttgtgcatggagtcatacatgctttatttaagaaaacgttgcattcacaaaaccatcatcatgtatctattttgactgcattgtcaacggaagtattattgtaaactattatttacggtgattgtctatatgtagaaatcatcagatgtcgaaaaccttggatttaaatattcattatggtataccttttccaaagaatgcaatgtttataaaacgtatcatatagaggtcaaatacctcgcaatgaaatcgatgaatgacgtattcgtccatatggatttggagcgatcgtcacatacaaAGAGTAGGAGATGTCACAAGAAGCTACCGTGCTACTAAATGATGCCTTGCAACAACAAATCAAAGCCGAAAATCAAGCATTAAAGAAACCAAATCAAAAGAAAAATCTTGATGTTTCTAATCCTCCACCAATGAGTGATGTTGCCTAAGCAGCATGGAATAATATCTACAAGAAAAAGTTTGTGGATGTGATGACTAGAAGACTCAGTAAAGAAAAAATTTCTAAGTTTCAAAGATGCACTAATCACACATTCAACATCAGTAGAGAGAACTTCAAATTTGAAGTTGCTGCATATGTTTGGACCAGGTATAAGCAACTTGAGAAATAACTTAATTGACAATTTAAGAGGATTTTTCTCCAGAGCAATGAAGTATGCTGGTGCCCCAGTTTTTGACATTGATGTTGAGCTTGAAAAGAAGAATAGAATTGGTATTGGCTCATCATTCACCAAGAAAGAATCTGACATTTTTTCACCAGATATTCCCAAGCTAAGTATTGATGAACGCAATGAAATTTTCAAGATGTTGCTTGTGAAGGAAGAAGCGAAAGAATGGTTCTAGGTTTGTGATTAGAACATTTTGTAATTGGTATTTTGTATGTAATAGTATAGTAATGTATACTGATTATTGTATATTATTAATGAGTTTACCTTCAAAAATTTTATCGTGTTATAagttatagataactcagcaaaagatcccagatAAATGAACCTAAGTGACAAATCATGGTGCCTTTTACTGTCGAGCCTTATTGTTTACTCTTCAAgccaaatatttttcatcatcaaataggggaagATTTTTTAGTCACCTACGTAATTAAGGAATTAATTATGACAAAATATAGCTATTAACACTAATATATTATGTGAGGCCATCATAGGTACTTTTGAATTGTTCTAAGTCTAAAACAGCATTGCATGTTGTGTCTTAGTGTTTTAGGGTGTTGCCTTAACTATCAACACAAGATAGTTAAAAGATGGTTTCTTCGTGAAGAATGCAGAAGGATGACTGCTGACCCAGTAGAAGACATATAGAAGAACTAACAGAAGAAGTATCAGCATAAAACACCTAGACAAATAATGTCACTCGAAGACATAATTGTTCCTGTGTTGTCTTCACCAAGCATGCTCGTTCAATTGACATCGAAGATGAAGTTGAAGAAAGAAGGACACAAGTCGGCAGTTGACAAATAACCTTACAAGACAACCAATGGAATGCAGAAGTGTATCACACATGCAGTTCGTGTATGTACTTTGTCAACGCCTTGGAAACACAACttttatttgtttattcaaatagtgtgTCCACCCCATTTAGGATGTTCCCAAATTAGCTTCAGTACAAGAAAGGAAGTCACGTGCTTTATACCAAACATGTCGGCTGAAGTAAAAACATCCTTTGGATTAGCGGACAATAGAACCTTTACATGGTTAGTAGGCTCTCTATAAATGGATAACTCCACTTATGTTTTAGATAGTGGTGTGAGATTTAAATTAACAGATGTTGTAAAATCTTGTATATGCTTTTAGTGTGTCTGAGCTAACAAGGCGTGATCTGTATCAACTGGTTATCGATTCCCAGATAACTGTGATTCTTTGAAATTTTTGTCAATAAAAGAAAAAGTTGAAGATTACTTTTACTCTTATTAACTTTACTTGCTTAATTTTACTTAACTGTGCAAAACATATTCTAGTTAGCAAGGAGttgtacccccccccccccccctcccccccaaacacacacacacacacaccccacCAAACACAATACTTCCCGTTGTTAATCGAGACCAACACAAACTTAAACAAAACGACCTCTTCAGCAGTGTAAGAGCATACTTAACTAGTACTTAACTAGAAAGTAAAACAAGGCTAAAAACTAACAAATCCAGGAGGTTTTATGATTAGAAATAGAGATGCAAAATAACTATATTGTTGTCGCAATTACAACTTCAAAGAATAAAACGTTCAAgagacatgattttattataatgttATTGAATTATTGTTACCAGATATATACGTTAGCTTTATGAACCTCCTTTTGTTcttatgtttatataattaatatgcaTGTTAAGGAGTTAAATTTTGTTTGGATTGAACATGCCTAAATATCTTTCTATCCTTAGTTTTATAAGAGAGTGATGTTAATATTAGATCATGAACCAAGCCCCAAATCACAAGTGGATTTTAATCAAATCCATAAATTCATGGGTCACTAAACTAGTTTGTTATTATATTTAAGAAACCTaatttaaatatagatatatttcaaTAATTTAATAGACAAGGCGACCCTCTTTctgcagttattattattattattgcggaAGAGTTAAACCAACTCACATAAATGGGGGTCGAGAAAGGGCTTTCTAAGGGTGTTGAAATACGGGTGGATCATGTTGGTGTTGAAATTCTGGTGGATCGTGTTGGGTTATCTCTTCTTCATTATGCGAATGATTCGATTTTCTTCGGGGAGTGGAGTAAAAGGAATGCGAGAAACATCATGAAATTGCTCAAGTGTTTTGAAGAGTTATCTAGGTTAAAAGCCCAACATCAATAAGAGTAATGTTCATTGGATCACCGCCTCCAATAAAGAACTAGTAAATTTGGCACATTGGCTTGAGTGTAAGAAAGGTGAATTTACTTTTACTTAGGCCTTTCGATTGGAGTAAGAATAAACAAATTGAATGATTGAGCCTAGTGATTGATAGAGTTAAATCTCGACTAGTATATTGAAAAACAAGAATGATGTCGATAGGTGGATGCTCGAACATCGTCAAGTCGGTATTGAGTAGTCTTCTATTGTACTATTTCGTGCTTTTCGTGCACCGATGTGCTTTCTTAACAAAATAGAAGATATCGATGGCTAGATTCTGGAAGGGACACAAACTGGAACTGGACACATGAGCTGATTGCAAGATATGCCGATGAACTGACATTACTACTGTAGAGTTAGCTGCACACCAAACAGCAGCAAACGACAACAATACTACTTGGTTGTGGAAATGTGTTCAAATGAAATCTTTTTAACTCGAATGCTTATGGAAAAATTCAATGAATTATATATCGGGAATAACTTAATTCAATCAGACATAGCAATAACTTAATACCTTACAAGACTGAAATTTTTATTTGGAGGCGAAAGGTTCATGACAAGTTAGATAAAAGGGGAAGTAACCTTGACTCAATCCGTTGTCCTAGGTGTAACGAAGATACGATTGATTACTCTATGATTTTTTTAGAGAAGCGATGGACATTTAGAGTAGAGTTTTTAAGTTGTGGGGTATCGATCACAACCAAAATCTTAGCATTGAACAAGCATTTTGCAGTAATGTTGCAAACATCACCTCTTCGACAAAAGGGATAATGTTATGACAAGCGATTGAGTGGATTTGCGGATACATGATTTAGAAGGGATGACATCAATCGGTATTTCTGAAGAATAGCTTGATGTGGTCCAATGACTTTTAACGAGATTCAAATCAAAAGTTCCGAGTGATTCATAAACAGAGGCAACCTAAAATCACGAAATTGGCTACAATGCATCTCAAATATAAGGTTGGCAATTTCTGCTTTTACTACCAGATTGGGTATGGGTTAATCTTCGAATAAGTTAGTTGATGATATTGAGTAGTACTATAGTGTCTTCTATCGTTATAATTTATTAGTTTAAAGTATCCAAGTTATAAGAAGTCATACACTTGTGAGCACCTATTGTAAACAAATGGATGTAAATATGTTCTCATAGTTACTCCATCAGTCTTAAATCTATTGTCTTCAGACAAGAAATACACATGTTTAAAAAAAGTTACCGACACTTGTAGTTTTTTAGACACATGTAATTTTTTATTAACTTTCCAGTCATACCCCTTTCTTTTTACCTATATTTTgtcttacaaatataaattaaggtTACAAAAGAACTTTACtgcattattttttttcatttatgaaAGTATACAATTAATttgagaaattttaaaataaaataatggATAACAGATTTGAAACGGAGGGGTTATATAATACAAATTcttgtttatttttatataaaaaaaggtTAAAAAGTGAtattaaaactttttattttaCAGAGtatcatttatttttttattaatttaatttatttttatttttttcactcCATTATCTCACCTTAATAATCTTCATTTCCTTTTTTCTGAACGGCGATTTTttagcatcagtagatcatttactTCAACGACTGTCATcgtttgcacgtaacacacacgtttagGCGGAAACCCGAACCCAATCGACGGTACCCGAGAACACATCCATTCAGCCAGTGTTCCGGGTAAAGGTccatgaacgaatccggtaaaacctccatatagggtcaatatataccactattattggtgttcaatttgtttaaagaaaatcatgtcatccctaagagcCCTCCCAACGGTCCGCCCAGGAGGACGCCAACGGCAGCAAGCCGCCCAAAGTGCCGCCCTTAAATTCGTCTCTTGCTCCGTGCATTTGTGAAATATTTCAGGACGGAGGGTTCAGCTTTTTTATGTAGTACTTTTTGCTATTAAACttgtacatttaattaattaatggaAGGAAGGAATGTaattgttgggagtgtttagtcctgagtTTAGTCTTGGGAAGGAAGTGCCGATGTGGCGTCTAGTCCTGGAGGACTAAGACGAAACTATTGGGAACACTCtaaggatcgaactcatgacctctccctatcaCGTGACTCAAAGGACTTGGGAAAAACCGTTGAACTATGCCCGCAAATTCTGCTTTCCTTTTTGAATTGTCCAAAATTGATAGTCACTtccataaaaaattaaaaataattagAAAAAAATCTTTTATATTCTTACCTTATACATGTAATACATAAATACAAATAAAAAATAAGAATTAAAATTGTAAAGTAAATAAAAAGTACagtgtgatgatgatgataatattctTTTAAACTCTAGTTACTATAAAATTGAAGTTACTATAAAATTGAACTTGGGAGAGTAATACATCTTTTTTCTTATGTTGAAAAAACGAAATATTTCAAAATTATTTCTCGAAAAGAGAAAAAGAGAAACAAGATACAAAAACCGAGTGCAGGGCTCGAAGATATTAAACTAACCAAGCTAAAACTAACTAAACTCGAGTCGCGCTGAGAGTCAACAAACTAACTACAACAAAGAAAAAAAACGAATATAAAATCAGACTAACATCGAAGAAAAACTACTAGCTAACAAAATAAATCCATACCCCACTAACCAATGACTTCATCATCGGTAATGTGGGTGTCGACGCCATTGCCCTCGGTAGCATTGCCCAAGAGAGTAATACATACATCGTCCCAATTCTATTAGACAATAAATAaacattaaatataaatataaatatatatattaaaaaatattcttattacatttatctatctatctatctatctatctactataaaagaaaaaaaaaatgcattATGTATCCATGGGAAGGGAGTAAACAAATTAACAGAGACATTTACATCTCCTAGTTCGTCGGAAATAATAGAGCCGAAATCGGAGGAAGAAGAAAACGTCATCCGACTTTTATCCGGAAATTTATCAAAGACGACGAAATGGAGATGGCGAAGGCATTGGCTCACCATCAACAACTAAGATCACTTCGATTACAACAAAATCAACCTATTTCTCGCTATCATTCCAACATTGATGCTCATCTCCTGCCACAATTACATCAACCAACCCCTAACCCTAATTCCATTTATTTACAATCTAAAGCTGAATTGCAGATGGCGTATCAAGACGCGTGGCGTGTTTGTCATCCTGATTTCAAACGTCCCTTTTCTTCTTTAGAAGACGCTTCTGAGAGGTCTTTCTCATCATTTACTTTTTTTATTCCATTTTTTTTAATTAGGCAATACATTTTATATTGTAGATCATGTTTGCAGTTTTATAGTTTCACTTGTGTATACAGTTACAGTTGCAGTTGCAAATGATAGTTTTGATCATTGAACTTCATCAAATTCATGATTATCTATAAATGTTTTAATAATCGCTCTTTGCAGACTGCTACCTTACCATGTGGTAGCAGACTATGAAGCAGAAGATGATGATAAAATCATTGATTACGACATCACAGGCCAAGCATTATCTCGTTCTCAACAATGGGATCACAACATTGCTAATAAAGTAGCTGAATTTACTACAACTTTTGAAAAACAAGTTCTTGCTTTCAACATCCTTTCCCAAAAACGAGCCATTGGGGAATTTAGATCTGAGGAACGATTATTGATCGAACAACTTCTCCTTCATGAAGAAAGGCAAGCATTAATTGAAGCTAGGGCAGAAATGGAAACAAGGCAAAAGGCGGGATGGGAAGCTCAAGCTGCTGCTAGTCTGCGTATGGCTGCTATGGCTCGAGCTGAGTCGCAGGCTCATGCTGAGATGATGGCTAGGGGACCAATTAGGGCTAGTGCAATGGGGGCTCATGAGGTGGTTGATCAGGACCCTGAAGTCGATCCTTATAATACGATGAATGGATGGGCGAATAACATGCAGAGAGATGAAAAAGAACCAATTGATTATTTTTTGAATGATGAAGAAAGGGAGAATGTCGATTCAGGTGTTGAAAGTATGTGGCGTCAAGGTGGTGAAATTGATTTGAACCTAAGATGATAAGATGATAGTACAAATCTTTTTTGCCATACAGAAAAGTATGACCGATATCACTGTTTACTTTTCCAATATGAATCCAATAATCAGTCTTAAAAATGGGGTGCTTTACAGAAACATAATATGCGGAAACGCAGTTCTTTGATATCCTCCACATTTATATAGCTCGCTTATAGCCTCAAGAGTT is from Rutidosis leptorrhynchoides isolate AG116_Rl617_1_P2 chromosome 10, CSIRO_AGI_Rlap_v1, whole genome shotgun sequence and encodes:
- the LOC139873001 gene encoding uncharacterized protein, whose product is MEMAKALAHHQQLRSLRLQQNQPISRYHSNIDAHLLPQLHQPTPNPNSIYLQSKAELQMAYQDAWRVCHPDFKRPFSSLEDASERLLPYHVVADYEAEDDDKIIDYDITGQALSRSQQWDHNIANKVAEFTTTFEKQVLAFNILSQKRAIGEFRSEERLLIEQLLLHEERQALIEARAEMETRQKAGWEAQAAASLRMAAMARAESQAHAEMMARGPIRASAMGAHEVVDQDPEVDPYNTMNGWANNMQRDEKEPIDYFLNDEERENVDSGVESMWRQGGEIDLNLR